From a region of the Eulemur rufifrons isolate Redbay chromosome 7, OSU_ERuf_1, whole genome shotgun sequence genome:
- the SON gene encoding protein SON isoform X5, with protein sequence MATNIEQIFRSFVVSKFREIQQELSSGRNEGQLNGETNTPIEGNPAGDAAASARSLPNEEIVQKIEEVLSGVLDTELRYKPDKAQLLEIAKANAAAMCAKAGVPLPPNLKPAPPPTIEEKVAKKSGGATIEELTEKCKQIAQSKEDDDVIVNKPHVSDEEEEEPPFYHHPFKLNEPKPIFFNLNIAAAKPTPPKSQVTLTKEFPVSSGSQHRKKEADSVYGEWVPVEKNGEENKDDDNVFSSNLPSEPVDISTAMSERALAQKRLSENAFDLEAMSMLNRAQERIDAWAQLNSIPGQFTGSTGVQVLTQEQLANTGAQAWIKKDQFLRAAPVTGGMGAVLMRKMGWREGEGLGKNKEGNKEPILVDFKTDRKGLVAVGERAQKRSGNFSAAMKDLSGKHPVSALMEICNKRRWQPPEFLLVHDSGPDHRKHFLFRVLRNGSPYQPNCMFFLNRY encoded by the exons ATGGCGACCAACATCGAGCAGATTTTTAGGTCTTTCGTGGTCAGTAAATTCCGGGAAATTCAACAGGAACTTTCCAG TGGAAGGAATGAAGGCCAGCTGAATGGTGAAACAAATACACCCATTGAAGGAAACCCTGCGGGTGATGCTGCTGCCTCTGCCAGGAGCCTGCCAAATGAAGAAATAGTACAGAAGATAGAGGAAGTACTTTCTGGGGTCTTAGATACCGAACTACGATATAAGCCAG ATAAGGCTCAATTACTTGAAATAGCCAAAGCTAATGCAGCTGCCATGTGTGCTAAGGCTGGTGTTCCTTTACCGCCAAACCTAAAGCCTGCACCTCCACCTACAATAGAAGAGAAAGTTGCTAAAAAGTCAGGAGGAGCTACTATAGAAGAACTAACTGAG aaatgcaaacagaTCGCACAGAGTAAAGAAGATGATGATGTAATAGTGAATAAACCTCATGTTTcggatgaagaggaagaagaaccTCCTTTTTATCATCATCCCTTTAAACTCAATGAACCCAAACCCATTTTTTTCAATCTGAAT attgcTGCAGCAAAGCCAACTCCACCAAAAAGCCAGGTAACATTAACAAAAGAATTTCCCGTGTCATCTGGATCTCAACATCGGAAAAAAGAAGCTGACAGTGTTTATGGAGAGTGGGTTCCTGTAGAAAAAAATggtgaagaaaacaaagatgatgATAATGTTTTCAGCAGCAATTTGCCCTCAGAG ccTGTGGACATCTCTACAGCAATGAGTGAACGGGCACTTGCTCAGAAAAGACTCAGTGAGAACGCATTTGACCTTGAAGCCATGAGCATGTTAAACCGAGCTCAGGAAAGG ATTGATGCCTGGGCTCAGCTGAACTCTATTCCTGGCCAGTTCACAGGAAGTACAGGCGTACAGGTTCTAACACAAGAACAGTTGGCTAATACTGGTGCTCAAGCCTGGATTAAAAAG GATCAGTTCTTAAGAGCAGCCCCGGTAACTGGAGGAATGGGAGCCGTTTTGATGAGAAAAATGGGctggagagaaggagaaggattaggaaaaaacaaagaaggaaataaggaaCCCATCCTAGTTGATTTTAAGACAGACCGAAAAG gtcttgTTGCAGTAGGAGAAAGAGCACAAAAGAGGTCTGGGAACTTCTCTGCAGCAATGAAAGATCTGTCAG gCAAGCATCCTGTGTCTGCCTTGATGGAAATCTGTAATAAGAGAAGGTGGCAACCACCAGAATTTCTCTTGGTCCATGATAGTGGCCCTGATCATcgcaaacattttctctttagg GTATTGAGAAATGGAAGCCCTTACCAGCCCAATTGTATGTTTTTCTTGAATAGGTATTGA
- the SON gene encoding protein SON isoform X2 produces the protein MATNIEQIFRSFVVSKFREIQQELSSGRNEGQLNGETNTPIEGNPAGDAAASARSLPNEEIVQKIEEVLSGVLDTELRYKPDLKEASRKSRCVSVQTDPTDEIPTKKSKKHKKHKNKKKKKKKEKEKKYKRQPEESESKPKSHHDGNIDLESDSVLKFDSEPSAMALEHTTRAFVLSETSESPAIVLESPIVSMEVSEPHIVETLKPDAQTAELSVASTSVITEQSVTVMLEPSMTKILDSFAAAPVPTTTVVLKSSEPVVTMSEYQMKSVLKSLEGTSPEPSKIMLVEPPVVKVLEPSETLVVSSETPTEVYPEPSTSTTMDFPESSATEAQRLPEQPEEVPSEIADSSMTRPQELMELPKTTALELPESSVASAMELPGPPATSMPELQGPSVTPVLELPGPSATPVPELPGPLSTPVPELPGPPATAVPELLGPSVTPVQQLSQELPGLPAPSMGLEPPQEVPEPPVMAQELPGLPVVTAAVELPEQPAVTVAMELTEQPVTTTELEQPVGMTTVEHPGHPEVTTATGLLGQSEATMVLELPGQPVATTALELPGQPSVTGVPELPGLPSATRALELSGQPVATGALELPGQLMATGALEFSGQSGAAGALELLGQPLATGVLELPGQPGAPELPGQPVATVALEISVQSVVTTSELSTMTVSQSLEVPSTTALESYNTVAQELPTTLVGETSVTVGVDPLMAQESHMLASNTMETHMLASNTLDSQMLASNTMDSQMLASNTMDSQMLASSTMDSQMLATSTMDSQMLATSSMDSQMLATSTMDSQMLATSSMDSQMLATSSMDSQMLATSSMDSQMLATSSMDSQMLATSSMDSQMLATSTMDSQMLATSTMDSQMLASGTMDSQMLASGTMDAQMLASGTMDAQMLASSTQDSAMLGSKSPDPYRLAQDPYRLAQDPYRLGHDPYRLGHDAYRLGQDPYRLGHDPYRLTPDPYRMSPRPYRIAPRSYRIAPRPYRLAPRPLMLASRRSMMMSYAAERSMMSSYERSMMSYERSMMSPMAERSMMSAYERSMMSAYERSMMSPMAERSMMSAYERSMMSAYERSMMSPMADRSMMSMGADRSMMSSYSAADRSMMSSYSAADRSMMSSYTADRSMMSMAADSYTDSYTDTYTEAYMVPPLPPEEPPTMPPLPPEEPPMTPPLPPEEPPEGPGLPTEQSALTAENTWPTEVPSLPPEESVSQAEPPVSQSEISESSAVPANYSLSASDPSVLAASEAAVTVPEPLLEPESSVMSTPVESTVVAEEHEIIPERPVTCVVSETPIMSAEPTMLISEPPITSETAETFDSTRASGHIASEVPMSLLEPAVTIPEPAESSILEPPAMAVPEPPAMTVQEPPAMAVPEPLPMAVSEPPAMAIPEPPVVAEPEHVTIPVPVVSALEPTVPVLEPAVSVLQPAMIVSEPSVSVQESTVTISEPAVTVLEQTQVISTEMVMESTPVILESSVMSSSHVMKGMTLLCGDQNLAPEIGMQEIPLHSGEEPHEGHLKSDSYESERGINIDLNINNHLVGKEMEHNTVSAASTGSVGEIGEEKILPSDETKQCQVLGTYPGVSEADVGETLSSTGPLALEPDAMGTSKGIEFITASTLSSVNKYDVEVSLATQDTEHDMVISTSPSGGSEADIEGPLPAKDIHLDLPSSNNLVNKDTEEPLTLKESDQTSAVALSPKEMSGVEKEVPLPTKEISDSGFSANIEDINEADLVRPLLPKDMERLTSLRAGIEGPLLASEVERDKSAASPVVMSMTERASESSSEEKDDYEIFVKVKDTHEKSKKNKNRDKGEKEKKRDSSLRSRSKRSKSSEHKSRKRTSESRSRARKRSSKSKSHRSQTRSRSRSRRRRRSSRSRSKSRGRRSVSKEKRKRSPKHRSKSRERKRKRSSSRDNRKTARARSRTPSRRSRSHTPSRRRRSRSVGRRRSFSISPSRRSRTPSRRSRTPSRRSRTPSRRSRTPSRRSRTPSRRSRTPSRRSRTPSRRRRSRSVGRRRSFSISPVRLRRSRTPLRRRFSRSPIRRKRSRSSERGRSPKRLTDLDKAQLLEIAKANAAAMCAKAGVPLPPNLKPAPPPTIEEKVAKKSGGATIEELTEKCKQIAQSKEDDDVIVNKPHVSDEEEEEPPFYHHPFKLNEPKPIFFNLNIAAAKPTPPKSQVTLTKEFPVSSGSQHRKKEADSVYGEWVPVEKNGEENKDDDNVFSSNLPSEPVDISTAMSERALAQKRLSENAFDLEAMSMLNRAQERIDAWAQLNSIPGQFTGSTGVQVLTQEQLANTGAQAWIKKDQFLRAAPVTGGMGAVLMRKMGWREGEGLGKNKEGNKEPILVDFKTDRKGLVAVGERAQKRSGNFSAAMKDLSGKHPVSALMEICNKRRWQPPEFLLVHDSGPDHRKHFLFRVLRNGSPYQPNCMFFLNRY, from the exons ATGGCGACCAACATCGAGCAGATTTTTAGGTCTTTCGTGGTCAGTAAATTCCGGGAAATTCAACAGGAACTTTCCAG TGGAAGGAATGAAGGCCAGCTGAATGGTGAAACAAATACACCCATTGAAGGAAACCCTGCGGGTGATGCTGCTGCCTCTGCCAGGAGCCTGCCAAATGAAGAAATAGTACAGAAGATAGAGGAAGTACTTTCTGGGGTCTTAGATACCGAACTACGATATAAGCCAG ACTTGAAAGAGGCCTCCAGAAAAAGTAGATGTGTATCTGTACAAACAGATCCTACTGATGAAATTCCCACCAAAAAgtcaaagaaacataaaaagcacaaaaacaaaaagaagaaaaagaagaaagaaaaagaaaaaaaatataaaagacagccAGAAGAATCTGAGTCAAAGCCGAAATCTCATCATGATGGGAACATAGATTTAGAATCTGATTCCGTTTTAAAGTTTGATTCTGAACCTTCAGCAATGGCACTGGAGCATACTACAAGAGCATTTGTCCTATCTGAGACCAGTGAATCCCCTGCAATTGTGCTAGAATCTCCTATAGTATCAATGGAGGTGTCAGAGCCGCACATCGTAGAAACTCTGAAGCCAGATGCACAAACTGCAGAACTGTCAGTTGCATCTACATCAGTAATCACAGAACAGTCTGTGACAGTAATGCTGGAACCATCCATGACAAAGATTCTGGATTCCTTTGCAGCAGCACCAGTGCCTACTACGACAGTGGTGCTGAAGTCATCTGAGCCAGTTGTAACAATGTCGGAGTATCAGATGAAGTCTGTGCTGAAATCTTTGGAGGGCACATCTCCAGAGCCATCAAAGATCATGTTGGTAGAGCCCCCAGTAGTAAAAGTATTAGAGCCATCAGAAACCCTTGTGGTATCATCAGAGACACCTACTGAGGTGTACCCTGAGCCAAGCACATCAACAACAATGGATTTTCCAGAGTCATCTGCAACTGAAGCGCAAAGATTGCCAGAGCAGCCCGAAGAAGTACCATCGGAGATTGCAGATTCATCCATGACAAGACCGCAGGAGTTGATGGAGCTGCCTAAGACCACAGCGTTGGAGTTGCCGGAGTCGTCGGTGGCCTCAGCGATGGAGTTGCCGGGGCCACCTGCGACCTCCATGCCGGAGTTGCAGGGGCCCTCTGTGACTCCAGTGCTGGAGTTACCTGGGCCCTCTGCTACCCCGGTGCCAGAGTTGCCAGGGCCCCTTTCTACCCCAGTGCCTGAGTTGCCAGGGCCCCCTGCGACAGCAGTGCCTGAGTTGCTGGGGCCCTCTGTGACACCAGTGCAACAGTTGTCACAGGAATTGCCAGGGCTTCCAGCACCATCCATGGGGTTGGAGCCACCACAGGAGGTGCCAGAACCACCTGTGATGGCACAGGAGTTGCCAGGGTTGCCTGTGGTGACAGCAGCAGTAGAGTTGCCAGAGCAGCCTGCGGTAACAGTAGCAATGGAGTTGACCGAACAACCTGTGACGACGACAGAGTTGGAGCAGCCTGTGGGGATGACAACGGTGGAACATCCTGGGCATCCTGAGGTGACAACGGCAACAGGGTTGCTGGGGCAGTCTGAGGCAACGATGGTGCTGGAGTTGCCAGGACAGCCAGTGGCAACGACAGCGCTGGAGTTGCCGGGGCAGCCTTCGGTGACTGGGGTGCCAGAGTTGCCAGGGCTGCCTTCGGCAACTAGGGCACTGGAGTTGTCAGGGCAGCCTGTGGCAACTGGGGCACTAGAGTTGCCTGGGCAGCTCATGGCAACTGGGGCACTGGAGTTCTCGGGGCAGTCTGGGGCAGCTGGAGCACTGGAGCTTTTGGGGCAGCCTCTGGCAACAGGGGTGCTGGAGTTGCCAGGGCAACCTGGGGCGCCAGAGTTGCCTGGGCAACCTGTGGCAACTGTGGCGCTGGAGATCTCTGTTCAGTCTGTGGTGACAACATCGGAGCTGTCAACGATGACCGTGTCGCAGTCCCTGGAGGTGCCCTCGACGACAGCGCTGGAATCCTATAATACGGTAGCACAGGAGCTGCCTACTACATTAGTGGGGGAGACTTCTGTAACAGTAGGAGTGGATCCCTTGATGGCCCAAGAGTCCCATATGTTAGCTTCTAACACCATGGAGACCCATATGTTAGCATCCAACACCTTGGACTCCCAAATGCTAGCGTCCAACACCATGGACTCCCAGATGCTAGCGTCCAACACCATGGACTCCCAGATGTTAGCCTCTAGCACCATGGACTCCCAGATGTTAGCAACTAGCACCATGGACTCCCAGATGTTAGCAACTAGCTCCATGGACTCCCAGATGTTAGCAACTAGCACTATGGACTCCCAGATGTTAGCAACCAGCTCCATGGACTCCCAGATGTTAGCAACCAGCTCCATGGACTCCCAGATGTTAGCAACCAGCTCCATGGACTCCCAGATGTTAGCAACCAGCTCCATGGACTCCCAGATGTTAGCAACCAGCTCCATGGACTCCCAGATGTTAGCAACCAGCACCATGGACTCCCAGATGTTAGCAACCAGCACCATGGATTCCCAGATGTTAGCATCTGGCACTATGGACTCTCAAATGTTAGCTTCCGGCACCATGGATGCTCAGATGTTAGCGTCTGGTACCATGGATGCCCAGATGTTAGCGTCTAGTACCCAAGATTCTGCTATGCTGGGTTCAAAATCTCCTGATCCCTATAGGTTAGCTCAGGATCCCTATAGGTTAGCTCAGGATCCTTACAGGTTGGGTCACGACCCCTATAGATTAGGTCATGATGCTTACAGGTTAGGACAGGACCCCTATAGATTAGGCCATGATCCCTACAGACTAACTCCTGATCCCTATAGGATGTCACCTAGACCCTATAGGATAGCACCCAGGTCCTATAGAATAGCACCCAGGCCATACAGGTTAGCACCTAGACCCCTGATGTTAGCATCTAGACGTTCTATGATGATGTCCTATGCTGCAGAACGTTCCATGATGTCATCTTACGAACGCTCTATGATGTCTTATGAGCGGTCTATGATGTCCCCTATGGCTGAGCGCTCTATGATGTCAGCTTATGAACGCTCTATGATGTCAGCCTATGAGCGCTCTATGATGTCCCCTATGGCCGAGCGCTCTATGATGTCAGCTTATGAACGCTCTATGATGTCAGCCTATGAGCGCTCCATGATGTCCCCAATGGCTGATCGATCGATGATGTCCATGGGTGCCGACCGGTCTATGATGTCGTCATACTCTGCTGCTGACCGGTCTATGATGTCATCGTACTCTGCAGCTGACCGATCTATGATGTCATCTTACACTGCTGATCGTTCAATGATGTCTATGGCTGCTGATTCTTATACTGATTCTTACACTGATACATACACGGAGGCATATATGGTGCCACCTTTGCCTCCTGAAGAGCCCCCAACAATGCCACCATTGCCACCTGAGGAGCCACCGATGACACCACCATTGCCTCCTGAGGAGCCACCAGAGGGTCCAGGTTTACCTACTGAGCAGTCAGCATTAACAGCTGAAAATACTTGGCCTACAGAGGTGCCATCATTACCTCCTGAAGAGTCTGTATCGCAGGCTGAACCTCCTGTGAGTCAAAGTGAGATTTCAGAGTCTTCAGCAGTGCCTGCTAATTATTCATTGTCAGCATCAGATCCTTCAGTGTTAGCAGCATCAGAGGCTGCCGTGACTGTTCCAGAACCACTGCTAGAGCCAGAATCTTCAGTTATGTCAACACCTGTAGAGTCGACGGTAGTAGCAGAAGAACATGAAATTATTCCAGAGAGACCAGTGACGTGTGTGGTGTCTGAAACTCCCATAATGTCAGCTGAACCAACGATGTTAATATCAGAGCCTCCTATTACGTCAGAGACAGCAGAAACATTTGATTCCACGAGAGCTTCAGGGCATATTGCCTCAGAGGTACCTATGTCCTTGCTGGAGCCAGCAGTAACTATTCCAGAACCAGCAGAGAGCAGCATCCTGGAGCCGCCAGCGATGGCTGTCCCAGAGCCTCCAGCCATGACCGTCCAAGAGCCTCCAGCCATGGCTGTCCCAGAGCCTCTGCCTATGGCTGTCTCGGAGCCTCCTGCCATGGCCATCCCCGAGCCTCCGGTTGTGGCTGAACCAGAGCATGTTACCATTCCTGTGCCAGTTGTTTCTGCCCTGGAGCCTACTGTGCCTGTCCTGGAACCAGCAGTGTCAGTCCTTCAACCTGCTATGATTGTTTCAGAACCATCTGTTTCTGTCCAGGAATCCACTGTGACAATTTCAGAGCCTGCTGTGACTGTTTTGGAGCAGACTCAAGTAATATCAACTGAAATGGTTATGGAGTCTACACCAGTGATACTGGAATCTAGTGTTATGTCCTCATCACATGTTATGAAAGGAATGACTCTTCTATGTGGTGATCAAAATCTTGCTCCAGAGATTGGCATGCAGGAGATTCCATTGCATTCAGGTGAAGAGCCCCATGAAGGACACTTGAAAAGTGACTCTTATGAAAGTGAACGTGGAATAAATATAGACCTTAATATAAATAATCATTTGGTTGGTAAAGAAATGGAACATAACACAGTGTCTGCTGCTAGCACTGGTTCTGTTGGTGAAATTGGTGAAGAGAAAATTTTACCCAGCGATGAGACTAAACAATGCCAAGTATTGGGTACTTACCCTGGTGTCAGTGAAGCAGATGTAGGAGAAACTCTATCTTCTACTGGTCCTCTAGCTCTGGAACCTGATGCAATGGGAACTAGTAAGGGTATTGAATTTATCACAGCATCTACTCTCAGTTCAGTTAATAAATATGATGTTGAAGTATCTTTAGCTACTCAAGACACTGAACATGACATGGTAATTTCAACCAGCCCCAGTGGTGGTAGTGAAGCTGACATAGAAGGACCTTTGCCTGCTAAAGACATTCATCTTGATTTACCATCTAGTAATAACCTTGTTAATAAGGATACAGAAGAACCATTAACTCTAAAAGAGAGTGACCAGACATCTGCAGTAGCTCTCAGCCCTAAAGAAATGAGTGGAGTTGAAAAAGAAGTACCTCTCCCTACTAAAGAGATATCTGATTCAGGATTTTCTGCCAACATTGAGGATATTAATGAAGCAGATTTAGTAAGACCATTACTTCCTAAGGACATGGAACGTCTTACAAGCCTTAGAGCTGGTATTGAAGGACCTTTGCTAGCAAGTGAAGTTGAACGTGACAAATCTGCTGCCAGTCCAGTTGTAATGAGTATGACAGAAAGAGCTTCAGAGTCTTCTTCAGAGGAAAAAGATGATTATGAAATTTTTGTAAAAGTTAAGGACACacatgaaaaaagcaagaaaaataagaacCGCGACAAaggtgagaaagagaagaaaagagattctTCATTAAGATCTCGAAGTAAGCGTTCCAAGTCTTCTGAACACAAATCACGCAAGCGAACCAGTGAATCTCGTTCTAGGGCAAGGAAGAGATCCTCTAAGTCCAAGTCTCATCGCTCTCAAACACGTTCACGGTCACGTTCAAGACgtaggaggaggagcagcaggtCAAGATCAAAGTCTAGAGGAAGACGATCTGTATCAAAAGAGAAGCGCAAAAGATCTCCAAAGCACAGATCCAAGtctagggaaaggaaaagaaaaagatcaagcTCCAGGGATAACCGGAAAACAGCTAGAGCTCGAAGTCGCACCCCAAGTCGTCGGAGTCGGAGTCACACTCCGAGTCGTCGAAGAAGGTCTAGATCTGTGGGTAGAAGAAGGAGCTTTAGCATTTCCCCCAGCCGCCGGAGCCGTACGCCTAGCCGTAGGAGCCGCACACCTAGCCGCAGGAGCCGCACCCCAAGCCGCCGAAGCCGCACCCCAAGCCGCAGGAGCCGAACCCCAAGTCGCAGGAGCCGCACCCCAAGTCGCAGGAGCCGCACCCCCAGCCGTCGAAGAAGATCAAGGTCTGTGGGAAGACGACGAAGCTTCAGTATATCCCCTGTCAGATTGAGGCGATCAAGAACACCCTTGAGAAGAAGGTTCAGTAGATCTCCTATCCGTCGTAAAAGATCTAGGTCTTCTGAAAGAGGCAGATCACCCAAACGTCTGACAGATTTGG ATAAGGCTCAATTACTTGAAATAGCCAAAGCTAATGCAGCTGCCATGTGTGCTAAGGCTGGTGTTCCTTTACCGCCAAACCTAAAGCCTGCACCTCCACCTACAATAGAAGAGAAAGTTGCTAAAAAGTCAGGAGGAGCTACTATAGAAGAACTAACTGAG aaatgcaaacagaTCGCACAGAGTAAAGAAGATGATGATGTAATAGTGAATAAACCTCATGTTTcggatgaagaggaagaagaaccTCCTTTTTATCATCATCCCTTTAAACTCAATGAACCCAAACCCATTTTTTTCAATCTGAAT attgcTGCAGCAAAGCCAACTCCACCAAAAAGCCAGGTAACATTAACAAAAGAATTTCCCGTGTCATCTGGATCTCAACATCGGAAAAAAGAAGCTGACAGTGTTTATGGAGAGTGGGTTCCTGTAGAAAAAAATggtgaagaaaacaaagatgatgATAATGTTTTCAGCAGCAATTTGCCCTCAGAG ccTGTGGACATCTCTACAGCAATGAGTGAACGGGCACTTGCTCAGAAAAGACTCAGTGAGAACGCATTTGACCTTGAAGCCATGAGCATGTTAAACCGAGCTCAGGAAAGG ATTGATGCCTGGGCTCAGCTGAACTCTATTCCTGGCCAGTTCACAGGAAGTACAGGCGTACAGGTTCTAACACAAGAACAGTTGGCTAATACTGGTGCTCAAGCCTGGATTAAAAAG GATCAGTTCTTAAGAGCAGCCCCGGTAACTGGAGGAATGGGAGCCGTTTTGATGAGAAAAATGGGctggagagaaggagaaggattaggaaaaaacaaagaaggaaataaggaaCCCATCCTAGTTGATTTTAAGACAGACCGAAAAG gtcttgTTGCAGTAGGAGAAAGAGCACAAAAGAGGTCTGGGAACTTCTCTGCAGCAATGAAAGATCTGTCAG gCAAGCATCCTGTGTCTGCCTTGATGGAAATCTGTAATAAGAGAAGGTGGCAACCACCAGAATTTCTCTTGGTCCATGATAGTGGCCCTGATCATcgcaaacattttctctttagg GTATTGAGAAATGGAAGCCCTTACCAGCCCAATTGTATGTTTTTCTTGAATAGGTATTGA